The following DNA comes from Rubidibacter lacunae KORDI 51-2.
CCGCACCTTCGGTATGCTGGGTGGCAAATCGTCGAACAGCCAAGTAAGCGACAAGTGAACTGCCCAGCAAGTTCGAACCCAATGCGAGCCGTTTCCAGCGTTGGAATTAGCAGTCTCCCAACCTCCAGCGTTTACGCCAGCATCTTTCCATTTAATGACGCATCTGTCAACCAGAGTCTATGGTGTAAAAGGCTAGCCCTTTTAGGCCTACACCGCATAACGTCTAGAAGGTGAGCCGCAGCAGGGGCAGCAGGCCGAGAGGATTGAGTTCCGACTGTCGTCTCCGGCGCCGAGTTGAGTTTGCAGTGACTTGCTTGCTGAAAGAATAAACGATCGCTTCCCAACAAACCACCCCCTGAAACTAACCTTTAGTTGCAACGGAAACTGAGGAGAACGGGCGAAAGCCTAACGTCTCACATCAGCGGCCATCCCACTCCCCACGATCGCGGTCTGGTCCATCTGCATGAATTTGATAATTTTCAGTATGCACCTTGCGAGTAAGTAAGTTCATAGCTGTGGGAGTAGACTTCGAAAATTAAGCCAAATGGATCTTCTACATAGACCATCCTATAAGGCTTCTCGCCCGGATAGTACTCACGGATCGGCATTCTTTGCTTGCCACCATGAGCCAGGATCTTTTCTACAAGACCCTCTATGTTTGGGTCCTGTACGCAAAAATGGAATGTACTCGTTTTCCAGTATTCAAAATCTGTTGGTTTCTCGTTGTTTTTGAACTCAAACATTTCCACTCCAATTCTGTCTCCTGTGGACATGTGGGCGATTTTGAAAGATTTCCAGCCCGCGCCAAAAACATCGATACACATTTGACCAATCGGTGTTTCCGACTCTTCAGTAATTACAGTTGGCTTCATGATTAAGTACCAACCCATGACTGCGCTGTAAAATTCAACTGCCTTCTCTACATCAGGCACCGAAATACCGATATGCGAGAAGGTCCGAGGATAGTTGCTCATGGTTTCTCCTTTATGTGAAAGTTAACGTCCAGAAGGTGAGCCGCAGCAAGGGCAGAAGGCCGAGAGGATTGAGTTCCGACTGTCGGCTCCGGCACCGAGTTAGGTTCGCAGTGACTTGTTTGCTAAAAAATAACCGATCGCCTCCTAACAAGCCAGCCTCTGAAATAACTCTTCAACTGAGACTGAAACTGAGGAGAACGGGCGAAAGCCTAGCTATAATTAGTGCTAATTTCGCAGCCTAAAGCCTCTGCTGAGCGAGAGTTCTCCGAATCGCTGCGAGCCAAAGAAACCAAGATTATTTAGAATTTAGCACGCACATATCTAGATATCAATTCCTGCATGATGCGGATATAGAAACCGATAACGCCAACTGCAAATCTTCTGCCGGAAAAATATTACAGCCATCCTAGCAGCCCGATTTCGCGGCACTTAGGCTGTATTTGCGCGGTATAGACTTTGGTTGCTGCCCTTCACCACTAGCGGATATAGAAACCAATATTGCTATGAGCGAGCCCCCTAGAACATCGATTCTGCAACCATTCTAGCTGTGCGACCGCGAGTTACTTAGGCTGCATTTATCCTGTATAGACTTGGGGTATCGCCATTTGCCATTGGCCATGACCGACTCCGCCACCAAGCCCCCCAAGCTGCTCGATCTCGTCCGCGACACCCTGCGCGTCAAGCACTACGCCTACCGCACTGAAGAAACTTACCTGCAGTGGATTCGCCGCTTCATTCTCTTCCACGACAAACGCCATCCCAAAGACATGGGCGCGCCCGAAGTCGAAGCATTTCTGACCCACCTCGCCGTCGTAGGTAACGTCTCCGCCTCGACCCAGAATCAAGCCCTTAGCGCCCTGCTCTTTCTCTATCGCCACATCCTCAAACAACCCCTGACCGACGACGCCATTGACTCCGTTCGCGCCAGACAATCCAAGCACCTCCCCACCGTGCTGTCGGTCGACGAAACGCGACGCTTGCTGCAGTGCCTAAGCGGCACTCACCAACTCCTTGCCAAGCTCCTTTATGGCTCCGGCTTGCGAGTTAAAGAAGCCCTGCGCCTGCGCGTGAAAGATATCGACTTCGCCCAAACGCAAATCGTCGTGCGCGACGCCAAGGGCAACCGCGATCGCCTCACCATCCTGCCCGACAGCCTGACCGAGCTGCTGCAAGCGCACCTGGTCCAAGTCAAGCAACTGCAGCCGACGACCTCGCCCAATGCTACTGAGCTGGGTTGGGAGTGGGTGAAGGCGGCACTGTACCGGGGTTGGCAGCTGCTTCCGGATGTGCGATTTAGCGTGAATGCCAATCCGAAGCTGGCGCAAGTATGACGGCGACAGCACGAGCATCGCCACTATCGGCTGGGGTTTGAATTTTAGACTACTCACTATGCCTGAGCTTCCGCGTAAGTTTTATCAGTCAAGCAGCCTTACGTCATCGTTCACACCGCTATCCCTGCCAAATACCAACCCGGCACCCCGAACAATTCTTATCAACAGCTCACAACAGCATCGACTAAAGCCCAAGCTTTGTACCGAGCACAATTGCATATGCTGCGCGCAGATGTTGCGTTCGACAGCAACAACTTCGTGTTGTCGCGCGGTCCGCTGCCGCTGCAACCCGATCTCGAAGTAGTTGCCGAGGACGAACGAACCCATCAGTCCTCTTGGGTAAGTTTTATGGTGACCGGCAGTCCCTGGTAGCACGCTGTCGGCATGGCTCCATCTCAGTGCAAACTTTCAAGCCCTTGCGATCGCCAACAGTCCATCCGTTTCGTGCCGTCGCGCGCATTGCCGATCCGGCACGGAATCTGCTAAAACGCTACTGCTCCGCGATCGCGCCGCGCCGATTGCCCGTAGCTGCCGCAAACCATGCCTTACCTCCAGCTCTACCTCCTTCGCATCCGAGCGATTACGCAAGCGGAGCGGACGCGATTGGGGATTGCAATCTGGCTCGGGGCAAGTTTGGCGATCGCAATTCTCTATGGCATTTGGGGACTACAAGAAACCTTCAGTACCGATTACGTCGTTGCCAGCGACGTGCGCCAACACGTGTTCTGGCTGTTGCGATACTTCGATCCAGAACTATTTACCAACGACCTCATCGCCGACTACTTCGAGTCGGTTTCGCCAGCCGGCTTCACCGCCGTTTACCGCAGCGCGATTTCGCTGGGAGCCGATCCGATTTGGTTCAGCAAGATCTTGCCAATCCCGATCGCGATCGGGATGACAGTTTACTGCTTTCTTCTCGTGTTGGAGCTATTGCCCGTTCCAGTGGCAGGCTTTTTCGCTAGCGTATTGCTACTACAGATTGTCTGGCTGAACAATGACGTTCCCTCGGCTACCCCGCGGGCATTCTTGTACGTCTTCTTTCCAGCATTTCTATACTATTTGCTGCGCCGCTCGCCGATAGGGTGTGCGATCTCGGTTGCCTTGCTGGGCTTGTTTTACCCGCAGTACGTGCTGTTGAGCGCGCTCGTTGCGCTCGTCCGCTTGCTGGACTGGACGCAGCCGAAATTACGCTTGAACCGCGACCCACGCGATCGCGTGCTGTGCTTTACCATCCTGGCCGTTGCTTTTGTCGTGTTGCTGCCTTTCGCGATCGGAAGCTCGGAGTACGGGCCGGTTGTCACGTACGCCCGCGGGCAGTTCATGGCAGTATTTTCCGAGAACGGTCGCACCCCGATCTTTCGCAACGATCCGGTTAATTTCTACCTCGGTCCCGGACGGACCGGACTCTTTCCCCGCGCGCTGTTGACACCGGCAACCCTAGCTGTCGGATTGCTCTTACCGGGAATGCTTTTACTGCGGAAGTACTTTCCCCTTGGCGATCGCACCCGCAATCTATCGCTGATTCCACAGCTGATGACTGCAGCAATTTTACTGTATTGCGCCGCCCATGCTTTTTTGTTTCGCTTACACTTACCGAGCCGTTATACCAACCACAGCTTCAAGATTACAGTCGCAGTGACTGCAGGTGTTGCTCTAACCTTACTGCTCGATGGTTTGGCACATTGGGCGATAGCACGTCAGGCAACAAAAAATCCGAAAAACAGCAGCCAAATTATTGCTGGCGGGGTTGCCACCTTGCTGCTAGCTTGCTTGCTCTTATATCCGCGGTTGCTGATCGATTTCCCCGGTAGCTTCTACCCCAGGGGCGGTGCGGTCGATCTTTACCAGTACTTAGAAACCCTGCCCAAATCGATTGTTATTGCATCGCTCTCAGACGAATCGGATAATATCCCGACGTTCGCCCGGCGGTCCGTTTTGGCGAGCTGGAGACTGCTCAGCCCATATCATCTAGGCTATTACGAGCAGATGCACCAGCGCGCGATCGCGGTTATCAACGCTCAGTATGCATCGAACCCAGCCGAGGTGAAAGCAACGATCGCGGCTTACGATATCGACTACTGGTTGCTCGATCGCCAGGCATTCTCGCCGGAGTATTTGTCCGAGAATCGGTGGTTCGGTCAGTGGCCGGACCTGAGCGCTCGCATCATCCGAGAGCAACAGTCAAAGACGCTTCCAGTATTAGAGCAATTACAAGCAACGTGCAGTACGTTCGAGTCGAAAACGCATGTCGTCCTATCAGCTCGCTGTATTCTGAACCAGTGATTCGGTACTGAATTCGCTAGCGATCGCCATTTCCTCAAATGGGCTTCATTCGAGATCGACTCTAAATGCATAAATCGCCCGGACGACCTCTTTCACTCGATCTGGCGCTAGCACTCGCGATCGCGATTGTTATCTTGCTGGGCAGCTACCTGCGTTTTTCCGACCTCGACCGCAAGGTGTACTGGATCGACGAAGTGCACACATCGATGCGAGTAGTCGGTTTCCCCAAACGCGAATTCGCGCAAATCGTGCCGAGCGATCGCCCGATCTCGCTCCCGGAACTGCACGAGTTCCAAACCCTATCGTCCGAGCGCGGTTGGGGCTCGACGTGGAGTGCGCTCGCGCAGAATGCCGAGCATGCACCGCTGTTCTACGTGTCAGCTCGCGCCTGGATGGAGTGGTTGGGCAATGCAATTTGGGTTCCGCGCAGCTTGGCAGCAGTGTTTAGTTTGTTGATGTTTCCAGCTCTGGGTTGGCTGTGTTGGGAACTATTTCGAGACGCTCGTATTGCCGGCATCGCGATCGCGTTAGCAGCTTTATCACCAATCCAATTGGTTTACGCCCAAGAAGCGAGAGAATACTCCCTCTACGGAGCTTTAATCTTGTTAGCAAGTGCGGCGTTACTGCGAGCTTTGCGCCTGAGTCCTCACCAGCGCGCGCGCTGGGTGCTGTCCGGACCTTGGTGGCTGTATACGACACTGCTCGTACTTTCGTTGTACGCTCATTTGCTGGCGTCTCTGACATTATTGGCTCATGCGACGTACGTAGCAGTTCGCGATCGCAAATCCCTCGGGATGCTCGCACTTGCAACGCTAACGAGTTTGATTGCACTCGTACCCTGGATCGTTGTCTACTTTCTCCGTCAAAATTCGATCGGGAGCTGGTCGGCACGAGACGTCCCGATCTCAAACCTATTGCAGCGCTGGCTCATTAATGCGAGTGCGGCGTTCTTCGATATTCAAGGCCTGCATCCGGGTACGCAGTTAATCGATATCGAGGCCCGTCAGAACGATATCGTTCTAAGCTGGCATGACCCGGCAATGTGGATCGCCCTAATCGGCATGAGTTTGGCGATCGCCGCGATCGCATTTGCAATCATGCAAACCGAGTCGGAAGCGCGCTGTTTTTTGCTGTCGTGGATGGGGTTCAGCGGTTTGGTTTTGATTGCAGCCGATCTAGTGGGTGGCGGGCAGCGGTCGGGTATTGCTCGCTACTTGCTACCGTGCTATCTCTGCATCCACATTTGTGTGGCGGTGCTTTTGGCTACTTTGATGCGATCGCAGCTCGCGTATCGGCTCCGCCTCGGTCAACTCCTATTCGTTGCGATCTTAACCAGCAGTTTGCTATCGGACATTGCCTATCTGGACGCCAGCACGTGGTGGAACAAATACAGCAGTTTCTACAATGCCCATGTAGCAGACTTTATTAGCAGGTCGCCAGCACCACTAGTTGTTAGCAGTGCCAAACGAGGTAGCCGGTCGCTGTCCTTAAGTTACAAACTCGATCCCAGCACCAAGTTTCTATTGGTTTCGGAGCAAGGCAGTCTTGGCGTTGAAGAGTTCGTTTCCGAATTCTCAAAACATAATACATACCTATTTCGCCCGAGTAACGAGCTGTATGCAGCCTTGACTGAAAGTCCGCTCTATCGTTTAAAGCCAGCTATTCCGCACGGTAACCTTTGGACGATCGAGGTCGCCCGCGAATGACGGTGCTAAAGCAATCCCAAATGAATCTAAGGTCAACGCGCTACTTCGCACCGCTCGATTGCCTGCTGAAGTGTCCGAATGGACTAAAACCCTTGGTTCTGGATGGTTCGCCCGATTGACTCGATAGTTGGTTCGTCCGGGCATTGATGCAGACAGCTGCCTACTTTGCCCATCAAGATAGTCCCGACGCTGCTAAATAGTGATTTCCATGACCCTAGACCTCTCCCGACCGCTCGGACTTGAATCCTCAGGTTCAGGAGATTAAGGATGTCGGCGATGAAACGTCATTCGGTTTTGACCGGCTTGTTGACCGGAACGATCGCCTGTTTGACAGCATTCGGGTATTGTGCGTCGCGATCGGCAGTGGACGGCAGCGCGGCAACGCCGGCCGTTACCATCACCGTCTCGGCAGCAGCCAGCCTCCAAGATGTCTTGGAAGCACTTACGCCGCAGTTCATCGCCACCCACCCGGAGATCGCTGCGCATTATAACTTCGGCTCCTCGGGGTCGCTGCAGCGGCAAATCGAGCAAGGGGCACCGGTGGACGTCTTTTTCTCGGCGTCAGCCGAGCAGATGGAGGCTCTAGACGACCAGGGACTGATTCTCAGCACCACTCGCCGGGATGTTGTCGGCAACCACTTGGTGGCGATCGCGCCCCTAGACTCTACCCTGGAGGCAAGCGACCTAACGCAACTCAAAACCGCCGCGATCGACCATATTGCCGTCGGCGAGTTTCGAAGCGTTCCTGCCGGACGGTATGCCGAGCAGGTCTTTGCGACCTTGAACTTGCTGGAGCCCCTGCAATCCAAGTTTGCGTTCGGTAACAACGTGCGCGGCGTACTGTCGGCCGTCGAAAGTGGTAATGCCGACCTGGGAGTGGTCTACGCGACCGATGCCGCGCTATCCGATCGCGTCAAGATCGTGGCGACGGCACCCGCAGAGTCCCATCAGCCCATTCGCTATCCCGTTGCCGCGATCGCGAGCAGCGTGCAGCCCGAGGCCGCGCGGGCGTTTATCGCCTTTTTGCAAACAAACGTTGCGCGGGAGACCTTTACCGCATTTGGGTTTGCACCAGTGCCGTCCGACGACTGAGCCGTTAAGTGTGCCCTCATGCCCGACTTCTCTCCGCTTTGGATCTCCTTGCGGATTGCCGCGATCGCCACACCCATTGCCGTTTGCTTGGGCATTGGAGCGGCCTACGGCATACAACGTTATCGCGGTCGGGGACGGGCTCTGATAGAAGGTGTCTTGCTCGCGCCGATGGTACTGCCCCCAACTGTATTGGGCTTTCTGTTGCTGCTACTACTGGGCAAAAACAGACCGCTCGGCGCGCTGCTGGACAGAGCGGGGATCGATCTCGTTTTTACTTGGTATGCAGCCGTCATCACCGCCACGATCGTTGCCTTGCCGCTGGCGTATAAAACCGTCCTGGGTGCCTTCGGGCAAATCGACGCCAACATTCAACAAGCAGCCAGAACTCTGGGAGCCTCCGAGCTGAGGCTGCTGCGAGAGATCGCGCTGCCGTTAGCACTGCCGGGGTTGATTGCAGGAACGACGCTGGCATTCGCCCGTGCCCTGGGAGAGTTCGGCGCAACCTTGATGCTGGCCGGCAATATTCCCGGCAAAACCCAAACCATTTCCATGGCGATTTATTTCGCGGTGGAAGCTGGCGCTTTTGGGGAAGCAGCGCTCTGGACGGGGGTGATTTTCGCGATCGCGTTGGGGGGATTATGGCTGGCCAATCTGCGGTTGACCCCCGATCGGAGTCGCGTTGGGAATCGGATTTCCCCAGCCGAGAGGGAACCAATTGCTCTGGCGGCACCTAACCCCCCGCTGCCGTTCGAGCGCTCCGCGAGTGGCCATCCGGTCCTCGAAGTAGCGATCGCCAAGCAACTTCCTGGCTTTACGCTCGAAGTCTCCTTTACCACCGACCGGCATCCGCTGGGGTTGCTGGGAGCATCTGGTGCGGGCAAAAGCTTGATCCTGCGCTGCATCGCCGGGACCGAAACGCCAGATTCCGGGCGCATTGTTGCCAACGGGCGGGTATTGTTTGACTCCGCAGCAGGTATCGACTTACCGATCCGCGATCGCCGGATCGGGATTTTGTTCCAGAATTACGCCTTGTTTCCAAACATGAGCGCCGCCGAGAACGTTGCCTTCGGGTTGCCGGTCGAACTGTCGCGGCGGCAGCGGCGGCAGCTGGCCGAACGAGAACTCGCCGCAGTGCAGCTTACCGGTTTCGGCGATCGCTTGCCGGGGGAACTCTCGGGCGGGCAACAGCAGCGCGTTGCCCTAGCCCGCGCCCTAGCTAGCCAGCCCGATGTCTTGCTCTTAGACGAGCCGTTTTCGGCGCTGGATACGCATTTACGCCACCTGATCGAGCGCGATTTGCGATTGCGACTTGAGGGCTTCAACGGTACGACGCTATTTGTCACGCACAACATAGAGGAAGCCTACCGATTGTGCGATCGCCTGCTGGTGATGGATCGAGGGCGCGCGCTCGTCTGTAACTCTAAAGCAACTGTTCTGGATCGTCCCGAAACCGTTCGCGCTGCCAGTCTTACGGGATGCAAAAACATTTCGCGGGTGGTGCCTTTGGGTCCCCATACTGTCCGCGCCCTCGACTGGGACTGCACGCTCCAGGTTGCAGAACTCGCGTGCGATCGCATCACTCATCTCGGCATGCGCGCTCACCACATTGGCTTTTTGGAGACCGACACTCCCCGCACGGAAGCGCCTGGCATTGCGTCGGAGGGACGAATCGACTCGAACGGATCGGGCCGCACCGAGCTGCAGGCAGCCTCCGCGCCCTCTCCAAGTGTTTTAACTGCCCCGAACGTCTTTCCCTGCTGGCTCAGCGCGACGAGCGAAACCCCTCACCGCGTAACCCTCTACCTCAAACTCAACGCAGTGCCCAACAGCGCTCAAGATTACCATTTGCAGGCAGAGGTGTTTAAAGAACGGTGGGCAACGCTCAAACATGCGCCCCTACCCTGGTCGATCCAACTCGCCCCACAGCGACTGATGATGTTGAGGGAAACACTCGAGTCGCTCGGTTCGAGTCGTGCGGGTTCTCCAGGATATTCCCGACCCGTTCCCGACTCTCCCAATTAAGCCACTTAACCGCTCAAATCTAATCTCCAATCCTTTGAAGATTGAACGCTAACAAAAGCGGGACTGTTGCAGACCGATCGCAGGTGCACAGTTCGGGTTCGGTTCCTCCAATCAACTTATTGCCCGAGGGCTACCTCACGCATTTCCTCGGGCGTGAGGCGATCGTGGATAACCCGGCCGTCGCGGAACCAGATGATGCGCTCGGTATGCCGCGCTACATCAACTTCGTGGGTAACCATGACAATCGTGATGCCACTGGCGTGGAGCTCGTCGACAATTTCTAACACCTCACGCATGGTCCGCGAATCTAACGCGCCTGTCGGCTCGTCGGCTAGCAACAACAACGGCTCATTGACGATCGCCCGGGCGATCGCCACGCGCTGCTGCTGACCGCCCGAGAGTTGCGTTGGTTTATTCTGCATGCGGTTAGCCAATCCCATTTTGCGCAAGGCCTCGGCGGCGCGATCGCGTCGCTCGTCTGACGGAATCCCCGCGTATACCATCGGCAGCATGACGTTTTCTAGTGCCGTCATCTGCGGTAGTAAGTGGAATTGCTGGAATACGAACCCGAGCTTGCGGTTGCGGATCGCAGCCAGTTCGTCGTCAGTGAGACGCGCCACATCCGTATCGTCGAGAAAGTAGCTACCTTCGGTGGGGCGATCCAGGCAGCCGATCAGGTTCATGGCAGTGGATTTGCCCGATCCTGAGGGGCCCATGATCGCACAGTATTCACCGCGGGGGACGGCAAGGTCGATGCCATTGAGGGCGTGCACGGTTGCCGCACCCATTCCGTAAACCTTCGTCACGCCTTCAAGCCGCACGATCGGGTCGGGGTCGCTAGCAAGCATCGGTAGAGGGTCGGGAAATGAAACGATCATGGTCTTTTGGAAGCAAACTTTCTCGATTCTAGACTCCGCACCGGCGGGCCAAATCTGGTGTGGGAGCAATCGGTCAAACCATGGGTAGTACCAAAAACAATGGTGTGTTGATGAGAGGGTTGTAGTGGTGAATGAATAACCACAACCTGCCAATGCGATCTAATAGACACCTGAAACCAGCTAATCTCCGCCGCAAAACCGTGAGAAGCACTGATGCAAGGTACAGTTGAAACGCGGAATTTCGCTGGTCTTGCCACTGTGATTGGTGACGACCAGATGGCGTTTCGAGCGCAGTATGCCTCGATCGGCTTCCCATTCATGGGTGAAGAAGACGGCCTATTGTCAAGAGACCGGGGGCAACAACGTCCAGAGCGCATCAGCACGCTCGGAACCTCGCGTGGATTCGTAGTCGTTGTTTATTTCTCGGATTTGGACATCAAGCACAAGTCAGACCGCTAATTGACTGACAAAACTGATACGGGAGCAGAGGCCTAGCGAGTGGTGTGAATTTCCAACTCCAGCTGAGAGCAGGGTTACTCGTGTCTCGACATTTCACCTAAGACAGCTCGTTTTTTTCAGCCCGTGCCTCCGGGACAGCGGGGTCTCAACCAGAATGACGGCTGTCGTATTTCAGCTGGGTCGGCAATTGGTGCAAGTGCATCTCTGTGAGTAGCTTGGGGTATGGTTAGAGGCACGTTCCGTTTGTTGCAAATCCGCCATGCCAGACCAAATCCAATGGGCAACTGCTCTCTCAACTCGCCCGTCACTCGAAGCAGCGGTGGCAGAGGTGGTAGAGCTGGTGCAGCAGTCGCTGTCCGCTGCACCAGACGTGGGATTTGTGTTTATCTCCTCTGCGTACGCGAGCGAGTACCCACGCTTGGTCCCGCTGTTACGCGATCGCCTGCCGCTCCCGGTTATCATCGGCTGCGGCGGCGGCGGTATCATCGGCACGGGGAAGGATCGCGCAGCATTAGAAATTGAAAACAGTCCGGCTCTGAGTCTTAGCGTTGCCGTGCTCCCCGGCGTTGCGGTAACACCCTTCCAGATCGATAGTGATGCGCTCCCCGATCTCGACGCACCCACATCGGACTGGACGGAACTAGTGGGCGTCGATCCGGCACGCCAACCCGGTTTCGTCGTCTTGATAGACCCGGCATTCGGGCATGTGAATGACTTGCTAGAAGGTTTGGACTACGCCTATCCCGGTGCCGCTAAAGTCGGCGGGCTAGCTAGCGCCACGGGCCTCGGCGGGCAAAGCGGCTTGTTTTATTACAACGAGGGCGGATCGGCGGTCGGTACGCCGCCAAACGCGGGCGTCGTCGGTGTTGCCTTCGACGGCAATCTGATCCTCGACACCTTGGTTGCCCAAGGTTGCCGGCCGGTGGGTTCGTTGCTGCAGGTCGTGCAAGGCGAACGCAACATCATCTTGGAAGTCACCGATGCCACCGCACCGACTGGCGAAACTATCACGTCACTGGAAGCACTGCGCCGCACGATCGCCGACCTCAGCCCAGACGATCGCGAACTTGCCCAGGATTCGCTCTTTATCGGCATCGCGCGCGACGAGTTTAAACTCGAACTCGAACAGGGGGATTTCTTGATCCGCAATCTGCTCGGCGTCGACCCGCGCATCGGCGCCATCGCCGTCGGCGATCGCGTGCGACCGGGCCAGCGCCTGCAGTTTCATTTGCGTGACGCCCGCACTTCAGCCGAGGATCTTGAGCTGCTGCTGCAGGCAAGCTGTCGGGACGGGAACACATCGGCAGCAGGGGCGCTGCTCTTTTCGTGTCTGGGGCGCGGCCAAGGACTTTACGGCGAAGAGCACTTCGACTCCCGCTTGTTCCAGCGCTACTTCAACGGCATACAAGTCGGCGGCTTCTTCTGCAGCGGTGAAATCGGACCCGTCGGCCATCGCACGTTCTTACATGGCTACACCTCAGCTTTTGGAATCTTGCGCCAGCCGAGCCAGGTTAGTAACGGGACAATTGGAAAAACTATTTGATAGATTGTGCGAGATTTATACATGCAATATGACTTGTCCGCCCTCGCTTTTTTGGCTATGCTGAGCGATGTTGTCCCCAGACTTGGAGCCATCCCGTGAATAGCCCAGAACTAACGCCCGATAAGATTCTGCAAGCACTTAACTGGCGCTATGCTACCAAGAAATTCGACCCCACGCGCAAGATTCCCGATGATATTTGGAATGCGCTGGAAGAGAGTTTGGTGCTTGCACCGTCGTCATTCGGGCTGCAACCCTGGCTGTTTCTAATCGTTCGCGATCCACAGGTGCGCCAGCAGTTAGTAGCGCATTCCTGGGGACAAAAGCAAGTTGCCGAAGCATCGCACTTAGTTGTCTTTGCTATCCAAGAAAACATTAGTTCGGCGGACGTAGATCGCTATCTAGCCCGCATGTCTGAAGTGCAGGGCACGCCAGTTGAAAATCTTCAAGGTTACGGCAATGTAGTCAAAGGCTTCATTGCCAACCCGCCCTTTCCGCTCGACATGAAGGAGTGGGCAGCCCGCCAAGTTTATATCGC
Coding sequences within:
- a CDS encoding lactoylglutathione lyase family protein; protein product: MSNYPRTFSHIGISVPDVEKAVEFYSAVMGWYLIMKPTVITEESETPIGQMCIDVFGAGWKSFKIAHMSTGDRIGVEMFEFKNNEKPTDFEYWKTSTFHFCVQDPNIEGLVEKILAHGGKQRMPIREYYPGEKPYRMVYVEDPFGLIFEVYSHSYELTYSQGAY
- a CDS encoding phage integrase N-terminal SAM-like domain-containing protein; its protein translation is MTDSATKPPKLLDLVRDTLRVKHYAYRTEETYLQWIRRFILFHDKRHPKDMGAPEVEAFLTHLAVVGNVSASTQNQALSALLFLYRHILKQPLTDDAIDSVRARQSKHLPTVLSVDETRRLLQCLSGTHQLLAKLLYGSGLRVKEALRLRVKDIDFAQTQIVVRDAKGNRDRLTILPDSLTELLQAHLVQVKQLQPTTSPNATELGWEWVKAALYRGWQLLPDVRFSVNANPKLAQV
- a CDS encoding glycosyltransferase family 39 protein is translated as MHKSPGRPLSLDLALALAIAIVILLGSYLRFSDLDRKVYWIDEVHTSMRVVGFPKREFAQIVPSDRPISLPELHEFQTLSSERGWGSTWSALAQNAEHAPLFYVSARAWMEWLGNAIWVPRSLAAVFSLLMFPALGWLCWELFRDARIAGIAIALAALSPIQLVYAQEAREYSLYGALILLASAALLRALRLSPHQRARWVLSGPWWLYTTLLVLSLYAHLLASLTLLAHATYVAVRDRKSLGMLALATLTSLIALVPWIVVYFLRQNSIGSWSARDVPISNLLQRWLINASAAFFDIQGLHPGTQLIDIEARQNDIVLSWHDPAMWIALIGMSLAIAAIAFAIMQTESEARCFLLSWMGFSGLVLIAADLVGGGQRSGIARYLLPCYLCIHICVAVLLATLMRSQLAYRLRLGQLLFVAILTSSLLSDIAYLDASTWWNKYSSFYNAHVADFISRSPAPLVVSSAKRGSRSLSLSYKLDPSTKFLLVSEQGSLGVEEFVSEFSKHNTYLFRPSNELYAALTESPLYRLKPAIPHGNLWTIEVARE
- the modA gene encoding molybdate ABC transporter substrate-binding protein; translation: MKRHSVLTGLLTGTIACLTAFGYCASRSAVDGSAATPAVTITVSAAASLQDVLEALTPQFIATHPEIAAHYNFGSSGSLQRQIEQGAPVDVFFSASAEQMEALDDQGLILSTTRRDVVGNHLVAIAPLDSTLEASDLTQLKTAAIDHIAVGEFRSVPAGRYAEQVFATLNLLEPLQSKFAFGNNVRGVLSAVESGNADLGVVYATDAALSDRVKIVATAPAESHQPIRYPVAAIASSVQPEAARAFIAFLQTNVARETFTAFGFAPVPSDD
- the modB gene encoding molybdate ABC transporter permease subunit; amino-acid sequence: MPDFSPLWISLRIAAIATPIAVCLGIGAAYGIQRYRGRGRALIEGVLLAPMVLPPTVLGFLLLLLLGKNRPLGALLDRAGIDLVFTWYAAVITATIVALPLAYKTVLGAFGQIDANIQQAARTLGASELRLLREIALPLALPGLIAGTTLAFARALGEFGATLMLAGNIPGKTQTISMAIYFAVEAGAFGEAALWTGVIFAIALGGLWLANLRLTPDRSRVGNRISPAEREPIALAAPNPPLPFERSASGHPVLEVAIAKQLPGFTLEVSFTTDRHPLGLLGASGAGKSLILRCIAGTETPDSGRIVANGRVLFDSAAGIDLPIRDRRIGILFQNYALFPNMSAAENVAFGLPVELSRRQRRQLAERELAAVQLTGFGDRLPGELSGGQQQRVALARALASQPDVLLLDEPFSALDTHLRHLIERDLRLRLEGFNGTTLFVTHNIEEAYRLCDRLLVMDRGRALVCNSKATVLDRPETVRAASLTGCKNISRVVPLGPHTVRALDWDCTLQVAELACDRITHLGMRAHHIGFLETDTPRTEAPGIASEGRIDSNGSGRTELQAASAPSPSVLTAPNVFPCWLSATSETPHRVTLYLKLNAVPNSAQDYHLQAEVFKERWATLKHAPLPWSIQLAPQRLMMLRETLESLGSSRAGSPGYSRPVPDSPN
- a CDS encoding ABC transporter ATP-binding protein, with product MIVSFPDPLPMLASDPDPIVRLEGVTKVYGMGAATVHALNGIDLAVPRGEYCAIMGPSGSGKSTAMNLIGCLDRPTEGSYFLDDTDVARLTDDELAAIRNRKLGFVFQQFHLLPQMTALENVMLPMVYAGIPSDERRDRAAEALRKMGLANRMQNKPTQLSGGQQQRVAIARAIVNEPLLLLADEPTGALDSRTMREVLEIVDELHASGITIVMVTHEVDVARHTERIIWFRDGRVIHDRLTPEEMREVALGQ
- a CDS encoding FIST signal transduction protein, which gives rise to MPDQIQWATALSTRPSLEAAVAEVVELVQQSLSAAPDVGFVFISSAYASEYPRLVPLLRDRLPLPVIIGCGGGGIIGTGKDRAALEIENSPALSLSVAVLPGVAVTPFQIDSDALPDLDAPTSDWTELVGVDPARQPGFVVLIDPAFGHVNDLLEGLDYAYPGAAKVGGLASATGLGGQSGLFYYNEGGSAVGTPPNAGVVGVAFDGNLILDTLVAQGCRPVGSLLQVVQGERNIILEVTDATAPTGETITSLEALRRTIADLSPDDRELAQDSLFIGIARDEFKLELEQGDFLIRNLLGVDPRIGAIAVGDRVRPGQRLQFHLRDARTSAEDLELLLQASCRDGNTSAAGALLFSCLGRGQGLYGEEHFDSRLFQRYFNGIQVGGFFCSGEIGPVGHRTFLHGYTSAFGILRQPSQVSNGTIGKTI